From the Tenacibaculum dicentrarchi genome, the window ATCTGGGTAGACCATTGGTTGTAATGATAGACTATCGTCGGTATCAAATTGTAATAAGTGGGCATTTACACTTGCTTCTACAATTTGTAAAACATAGAATAAAACACCTGTTAATAAAGATAAATCTCTATTTTTTCGAAGTACTTTTTGTGCATTTTCTAAACCTGGAGTAGAAATTAATTCTTTACCTTCTGCATTGGTAAATTCATCTTTGACACCTTGTGTTCTTAGTTTAAAAGCAGTTCTGTAGCGATTATATTCATTGCGATTATCAATATAAAAATAAGTAGGTATTGCTAAAGAAGCCCAAACAAAGGGTACTTTCCAGTATTTTTTATTATAAATTTGTCCAGCTCCAGGTAAAATTGCAGCATAAAAAGCAGCTTTACTTGGCGATAATGGATTGTATTTATTACTACTTATTTGCAGTTGATTAGCTTTTATAGCTGTAGAATCTTTTTGAGCAACCAATATTTGACTCAAAAAAAGACTCCAAAAAACGAATATGAGAGTACGAGTATGCAATTACTTTAATAAGTTTTTTAGGGTTAAAGTCTTCTTATAAATGCGCTTAAAAAGGGTAAATTTACAATTATTTATCATTTTTTGAAGCTAAAAATGATAAGAAATAAAAGTAACACTATTCTTTTGATGTAAAAAAACCACATAGTTAAATATGTGGCTTTTAATATTTGTAGATAGTTTTTACCCGTTTAACATTACTGGCATAACTAACATAGTAACTTTTTCACCTTGATCTGTTCCGTCAATAGGTGTTAAAATTCCGGCTCTATTAGGCAAAGACATTTCAATTAAAACATCGTTTGAATTTAAGTTATTAAGCATTTCACTTAAAAAACGAGAATTAAAGCCTATTTGCATGTCATCACCTTGATAATCACATTGTAAACGTTCATCAGCTTTATTTGAATAATCTAAATCTTCGGCAGAAATATTTAATTCTGTTCCAGCCATTTTTAAACGAATTTGATGCGTTGTTTTACTAGAAAAAATAGAAACACGACGTACAGAGTTTAAAAATGATGCTCTATCAATAGTTAATTTATTTGGGTTCTCTTTAGGAATTACCGCTTCGTAATTAGGATATTTTCCATCAATTAAACGACAAACCAATACAGCATTTTCAAAAGTGAATTTTGCATTAGTATCATTATATTCTACAGTAACATTGTTTTCTGAACCATTTAAAATTCCCTTTAATAAGTTTAAAGGTTTTTTAGGCATAATGAATTCTGCTGGTTGCTCAGTAGTAACATCGGTACGTGTATATTTTACTAATTTATGTGCATCAGTAGCTACAAAAGTCAATTCTTTAGCATTAAATTGAAAAAAAACACCACTCATTACAGGTCTTAAATCATCATTTCCGGCAGCAAAAATTGTTTTTGAAATGGCCGTAGCTAAAATATGTGATGGAATTTCAGTACTACTAGGTGCTGGTAATTCAACGGCTTTTGGAAATTCATCACCGCTAAAATACGCCATGTCGTACTTACCTTGTTCTGAAATAATTTCAATGATGCTGCTTCCTTCTACGTTAAATGTAAGTGGTTGCTCAGGAAATGTTTTTAGAGTATCTAGTAATAAACGTGCATTTATAGCTATTGATCCTGTATCGGTACTTTCTACTGCTATAATTGAACTCATCGTTGTTTCAAGATCTGAAGATGATACTTGAAGTTCGCTATTAGCTAGTTCGAACAGGAAATTGTCTAAAATAGGTAATGTGTTATTGCTGTTTATAACACCTCCTAAAACTTGTAATTGTTTTAATAACTGAGAGCTAGATACGATAAATTTCATTGAGTATATTTTCTGTTTATTAGATGTGCAAAGGTATCGTAATTTGACGATTTTAAAAATTATTTTTTCATTCAGATAAACAATTTAATTAAAAACATAATTAAATTGTAGTGTTCCGTAAAAATTGTAGTCAGGTACACGAGCACTTTTTAGCTTTTTACTGTGATAATTTATGGCGTAACCAAAATTATACTGCTTTGCCGTAAAACGAATGCCTATTTCAGTGGTAACTTTAAACGGAATAATTTGGTAGGTAATCGGGCTTTTATTATCACTTAAAAAACCGCCTTTAATGGTCGCATCGTAGGCAATATAATGAAGCATTGGTTTTATATAAACGAAAGATTCTATTTTGTTAGTATAAGCTGTTTTTTCGTTATTTAAATTTGCGTTAAAAGTAATCGAATTTGTAATTTTTTCAAGTGGTTTTAAGCTTAATCTTCCATAAAAACCTGTGGCTAAATTGGTGTGAATTGTTCCAATATTAAAGCTGTTTATCCAGTTAATATCTGCAAATGTTTCTTTTGATAAACTTTTTATGTGAGCTATTTTTAAATTGATGCCAACGGTGTTTTTAATTTGATATTTCCAACCTGTTATTTTTTTATAACCATATAAATTATGTATAAAACTTTGAAGCTCTTTACTTTTACTTGCTGCGCCAAGTATTCCTATTTGGAGGGTTGTTTTTAATAGACTATTGTCTTTATAAAATTTAGAAACACCAAAACTTCCAAAGGAATACCCTGCAAAAGGACGGTCATGGTTTTTAGGATGTTCTACTGATGCTTTAAAAGGCGTGTACATTTGATTTCCAACTTGGATTTCAATTATTTTTTTATCAATATTTTTAGACCATTTTCTAGCCAAATACCGATATTTTAAAAAAATTCCATTGGTGTAATACCTATCTTGTTCTAGCGAAATATATAAATCATTATCTGTTAAGATACTAAATTCCTTTGCCTGTTTTTGTTGTGCAAAAAGAATAGCTTTACAGAAGATTAAAAAAAAAAAGATTTTTTGTTTCATAGCAATTATTATCGTCTTACTTTAGCAATGTAGGGTTAAATATAAGGTATTTCAACTTAAATTTTTTAAATGAAAAATAAAAAAATGCTTACCATTGAAGATTTTGAAAGTATTTCATCAACAGATGAATTAGTAGCTTTAATTGAACAAAAAGAAATACCAATACAGAAGGTTCTTGATAAAATAACCTATGAAGAAGAGTTGAAAAAGCTCCAAATAGAATTAGTGAAATTACAGCAGTGGATTGCCAAAAATAACAAGCGAGTAGCAGTTATTTTTGAAGGACGAGATGCCGCAGGAAAAGGAGGAAATATCCGTCGTTTTATGGAGCATTTAAACCCTCGATCTATGCGTTTAGTAGCGTTAAATAAACCAACTGATGTAGAAAAAGGACAATGGTATTTTCAACGCTATATTAAAGAATTGCCAAACCCAGGAGAAATTGTTTTTTTTGATAGAAGCTGGTATAACCGTGCTGTGGTTGAACCTGTAATGGATTTTTGTCGTAAAGACCAATATAAAAAATTTATGGCACAAGTACCAGAATTTGAACACATGTTACATGAAGATGGTGTTACCATTATTAAATTTTGGCTGTCTATTTCAAAAGATGAGCAAATGCGCCGTTTTGATGCTCGAAATGATAATCCTTTAAAAAGGTGGAAATTTAGTCCTGTAGATAAAAAAGGACAAGAGCTATGGAGTAGATACACGTATTATAAAGAAGAAATGTTTAGTAAAACACATACCACCTACAGTCCGTGGATTGTGGTAAAAACAAATGATAAAAAGAAAGCAAGAATAGAGTGCATACGTCATGTATTATCGCAATTTGATTACCAAGAAGCATCAGAAAATAAAATAGTAAATAATCCAGACCCTAATATCGTAATGCGTTATTATCGTTCAGCAAAACAATTAGATTAACATGGAAAAGTTAACACAAGCAGCCGTAAATAAACTTAATACAAATAAGGGGTTAAAGTCGTTATTAACGAATCCGTTAAACCTAGAAAAAGCTGTTCGATATGTAGATTACGAACGCAAGCTTAAAAAATTACAGGTAGAATTAATTCGCATGCAAACTTGGGCTATTCATAAAAATGAACGAATTATTGTTATTTTAGAAGGAAGAGATGCTGCAGGGAAAGGAGGCGCTATCCGTAGAATGACCGAAAGAATTAACCCACGTCATATGCGAATTGTAGCGCTACCTAAACCCAATGAAGATGAAAAAGGACAATGGTATTTTCAGCGATATGTAGAGCAGTTTCCTAAGGCAGGAGAAATTGTTTTTTTTGATAGAAGCTGGTACAACCGTGCTGTGGTAGAGCCTGTGAACGGTTTTTGTAGCCAAGAAGAACATCAAATTTTTATGAATCAGGTAAACGATTTTGAAAGAATGATTTTAGAATCGGGCATTCGATTGGTTAAAATTTATATGTCAATCAATAAAAAAGAACAGGCTAAACGTTTTAAAGAAATTGTAAATAATCCATTAAAACAATGGAAAATTACTCCCGTAGATTTAAAAGCCCAAGAGCTTTGGGATGATTATACTGATTATAAAAGAGCTATGTTTTCTAAAACAAATACCCAAATATCTCCTTGGAAAGTAATTCGAGC encodes:
- a CDS encoding lipid A deacylase LpxR family protein, which gives rise to MKQKIFFFLIFCKAILFAQQKQAKEFSILTDNDLYISLEQDRYYTNGIFLKYRYLARKWSKNIDKKIIEIQVGNQMYTPFKASVEHPKNHDRPFAGYSFGSFGVSKFYKDNSLLKTTLQIGILGAASKSKELQSFIHNLYGYKKITGWKYQIKNTVGINLKIAHIKSLSKETFADINWINSFNIGTIHTNLATGFYGRLSLKPLEKITNSITFNANLNNEKTAYTNKIESFVYIKPMLHYIAYDATIKGGFLSDNKSPITYQIIPFKVTTEIGIRFTAKQYNFGYAINYHSKKLKSARVPDYNFYGTLQFNYVFN
- the ppk2 gene encoding polyphosphate kinase 2 — protein: MEKLTQAAVNKLNTNKGLKSLLTNPLNLEKAVRYVDYERKLKKLQVELIRMQTWAIHKNERIIVILEGRDAAGKGGAIRRMTERINPRHMRIVALPKPNEDEKGQWYFQRYVEQFPKAGEIVFFDRSWYNRAVVEPVNGFCSQEEHQIFMNQVNDFERMILESGIRLVKIYMSINKKEQAKRFKEIVNNPLKQWKITPVDLKAQELWDDYTDYKRAMFSKTNTQISPWKVIRANRKTIARVNVINHVLKSIPYDKNTVV
- the dnaN gene encoding DNA polymerase III subunit beta — its product is MKFIVSSSQLLKQLQVLGGVINSNNTLPILDNFLFELANSELQVSSSDLETTMSSIIAVESTDTGSIAINARLLLDTLKTFPEQPLTFNVEGSSIIEIISEQGKYDMAYFSGDEFPKAVELPAPSSTEIPSHILATAISKTIFAAGNDDLRPVMSGVFFQFNAKELTFVATDAHKLVKYTRTDVTTEQPAEFIMPKKPLNLLKGILNGSENNVTVEYNDTNAKFTFENAVLVCRLIDGKYPNYEAVIPKENPNKLTIDRASFLNSVRRVSIFSSKTTHQIRLKMAGTELNISAEDLDYSNKADERLQCDYQGDDMQIGFNSRFLSEMLNNLNSNDVLIEMSLPNRAGILTPIDGTDQGEKVTMLVMPVMLNG
- a CDS encoding DUF5683 domain-containing protein; the encoded protein is MSQILVAQKDSTAIKANQLQISSNKYNPLSPSKAAFYAAILPGAGQIYNKKYWKVPFVWASLAIPTYFYIDNRNEYNRYRTAFKLRTQGVKDEFTNAEGKELISTPGLENAQKVLRKNRDLSLLTGVLFYVLQIVEASVNAHLLQFDTDDSLSLQPMVYPDPLFIEAPKVGLTLKYSF
- the ppk2 gene encoding polyphosphate kinase 2, giving the protein MKNKKMLTIEDFESISSTDELVALIEQKEIPIQKVLDKITYEEELKKLQIELVKLQQWIAKNNKRVAVIFEGRDAAGKGGNIRRFMEHLNPRSMRLVALNKPTDVEKGQWYFQRYIKELPNPGEIVFFDRSWYNRAVVEPVMDFCRKDQYKKFMAQVPEFEHMLHEDGVTIIKFWLSISKDEQMRRFDARNDNPLKRWKFSPVDKKGQELWSRYTYYKEEMFSKTHTTYSPWIVVKTNDKKKARIECIRHVLSQFDYQEASENKIVNNPDPNIVMRYYRSAKQLD